The Psychrobacter sp. LV10R520-6 genome includes a region encoding these proteins:
- a CDS encoding thioesterase family protein, giving the protein MSAYYQCIEREQQADGVCVAHYQPTEHAQGAWNEHEQHMAPATGVLTRELSQFAPQDNTRIARISLDILGLIPLDDFIITTRCIRPGKTIELIESVMSSRGRDCIIARAWRLLTQDTSAIAGLEDNAAAHQPDELPVWEDMKNWPGGFIKSVRLVAEADRRSGKGMVWITTDVEMVADESTEDVVHLLGMVDTANGVVPRLGLGLAEAGWMFPNTDLQIHMHRSPQGRWLGIEAVQQYGTDGIGVTSAVLHDVHGPFGRSEQILTIRPMPR; this is encoded by the coding sequence ATGTCAGCTTATTATCAATGTATAGAACGCGAACAGCAAGCAGATGGTGTCTGTGTGGCGCATTATCAGCCTACCGAGCATGCGCAAGGAGCGTGGAACGAGCACGAACAGCATATGGCTCCGGCGACTGGGGTTCTTACCCGTGAGCTGAGCCAGTTTGCGCCGCAAGATAACACGCGTATTGCTCGTATTAGTCTTGATATATTAGGGCTTATACCGCTTGACGACTTTATCATTACCACGCGCTGTATTCGCCCTGGCAAAACGATTGAGCTGATAGAATCAGTAATGAGCAGTCGGGGTCGCGATTGTATTATCGCACGTGCGTGGCGGCTATTAACTCAAGACACTAGCGCCATTGCAGGGCTTGAAGATAATGCAGCAGCGCATCAGCCTGATGAGTTGCCCGTTTGGGAAGACATGAAAAATTGGCCGGGCGGCTTTATTAAAAGTGTGCGTCTGGTCGCTGAGGCAGATCGTCGTTCTGGCAAAGGTATGGTATGGATAACCACCGATGTCGAGATGGTAGCTGACGAGTCAACGGAGGATGTAGTGCATCTCTTAGGCATGGTTGATACCGCCAATGGTGTGGTGCCAAGGCTAGGGCTAGGATTGGCAGAGGCTGGCTGGATGTTCCCTAACACTGACTTACAAATCCATATGCACCGCTCACCACAAGGTCGCTGGTTGGGTATTGAAGCGGTACAACAGTACGGTACTGATGGCATAGGCGTGACCAGTGCCGTATTGCATGATGTGCATGGCCCCTTTGGGCGTAGTGAACAAATTCTTACTATCCGTCCGATGCCGCGTTAA
- the ispH gene encoding 4-hydroxy-3-methylbut-2-enyl diphosphate reductase has product MQIYLANPRGFCAGVDRAIAIVNQALTRFEPPIYVRHEVVHNKFVVSDLANRGAVFVEELDEVPDGSIVIFSAHGVSKAVEDEATRRDLTVFDATCPLVTKVHMEVAKFAHDGMDAVLIGHAGHPEVEGTMGRFSRRHGGQIHLVEDEADVADLIVQNGERLAFVTQTTLSMDDTARVIDALREKFPSIQGPRKDDICYATQNRQDAVKDLAGRCEVVLVVGSPNSSNSNRLRELAERMNCQAYLIDNASEMDHRWFDGVQSVGVTAGASAPEVLIQEVLQQLQDWGGRLPNELAGIEENVTFSLPKALRIPVTEVGKMVSEPQN; this is encoded by the coding sequence ATGCAAATTTATCTTGCCAATCCCCGTGGATTTTGTGCTGGTGTGGATCGCGCGATTGCGATAGTCAATCAAGCCTTAACGCGTTTTGAGCCACCAATCTATGTTCGTCATGAAGTCGTGCATAATAAGTTTGTGGTCTCAGACTTAGCCAATCGCGGGGCCGTGTTCGTCGAGGAGCTTGATGAAGTGCCTGATGGCTCGATTGTCATTTTCTCCGCGCACGGGGTCTCAAAAGCGGTTGAAGATGAAGCCACACGCCGCGATCTTACTGTGTTTGACGCCACCTGTCCTTTGGTTACTAAAGTACATATGGAAGTGGCGAAATTCGCCCATGATGGCATGGATGCGGTGCTGATTGGTCATGCAGGTCATCCTGAAGTTGAGGGCACGATGGGGCGCTTTAGTCGGCGTCATGGTGGACAAATCCATTTGGTCGAAGATGAAGCCGATGTTGCTGATCTTATAGTGCAAAATGGGGAACGCTTAGCGTTTGTGACTCAAACTACTTTATCCATGGATGATACTGCCCGTGTCATTGATGCGCTGCGGGAGAAGTTTCCCAGCATCCAAGGTCCGCGTAAAGACGACATCTGTTATGCCACTCAAAACCGCCAAGATGCGGTCAAAGACTTAGCAGGCCGCTGCGAAGTAGTTCTAGTCGTTGGTTCTCCAAACTCATCAAACTCTAACCGTCTGCGCGAGCTGGCTGAGCGTATGAACTGTCAAGCTTATCTGATTGATAACGCCAGTGAAATGGACCACCGTTGGTTCGATGGCGTGCAGAGTGTTGGTGTCACCGCTGGTGCCTCAGCCCCTGAAGTACTGATTCAAGAAGTGCTACAGCAGCTACAGGATTGGGGTGGTCGGTTGCCCAATGAGCTAGCAGGAATTGAGGAAAATGTTACTTTTAGTTTGCCTAAGGCCTTACGTATTCCAGTCACCGAAGTTGGAAAAATGGTGAGTGAACCTCAAAATTAA
- the gmk gene encoding guanylate kinase: MTGSLFIITAASGTGKTSLVKQLLATTNDLTVSVSHTTRTPRPGEIDGHDYHFTEVEAFVTAIGESKFLEHAEVFGNYYGTSEQSVRAQLDAGVDVILEIDWQGALQVKKIFTEATMIFILPPSISTLRQRLSTRAQDSVEVIERRLAGAVTEMAQYVHFDFVIINDSFEVALTELKAIIVANRQTLKRQQQRYHRTITTLLNNKSND, encoded by the coding sequence ATGACAGGTTCATTGTTTATTATTACCGCCGCCTCCGGCACAGGCAAGACCTCACTGGTGAAGCAGTTACTTGCCACCACCAATGACTTGACAGTGAGTGTCTCTCACACCACCCGCACCCCTCGCCCCGGTGAAATTGACGGTCATGATTATCATTTTACCGAAGTAGAAGCTTTTGTTACCGCTATCGGTGAGTCTAAATTTTTGGAGCACGCCGAAGTTTTTGGTAATTACTATGGTACCTCAGAACAGAGCGTACGCGCACAGTTAGACGCGGGCGTGGATGTGATTTTGGAGATTGATTGGCAAGGCGCCTTACAAGTCAAAAAAATATTCACTGAGGCCACCATGATTTTTATCCTGCCGCCCAGTATTTCAACCTTACGTCAACGTTTATCTACCCGCGCTCAAGACAGTGTAGAGGTGATAGAACGGCGTCTTGCTGGTGCGGTCACGGAGATGGCGCAATATGTCCACTTTGATTTTGTTATTATTAATGACAGTTTTGAGGTCGCGCTGACTGAGTTAAAAGCTATTATTGTTGCAAATAGACAAACCTTAAAGCGTCAACAGCAGCGCTATCACCGTACCATTACCACTTTACTTAATAATAAATCAAACGATTAA
- the rpoZ gene encoding DNA-directed RNA polymerase subunit omega: protein MARVTIEDCLDNVDNRFELVLVASKRARQLAKGLAEPLVEVDNDKPTVLALREIAAGKITRDILNQPEHNFATSSMDLALSGDHGF from the coding sequence ATGGCACGAGTGACGATTGAAGATTGTTTGGATAATGTTGATAATCGCTTTGAGTTAGTTTTGGTCGCCAGCAAACGCGCCCGTCAGTTGGCCAAAGGTCTCGCTGAGCCGTTGGTTGAGGTCGATAACGACAAGCCTACGGTATTGGCGCTACGCGAGATTGCCGCTGGCAAAATAACCCGTGATATCCTAAATCAGCCAGAGCATAACTTTGCTACCAGCTCAATGGATTTAGCCTTGTCAGGTGATCATGGCTTTTAA
- a CDS encoding RelA/SpoT family protein, with protein sequence MSQTLPKLSHHMVDDAQYNLLRAVGYLNAAERRDIIDACKFGDIAHIKDKRKSGEPYITHPIAVAEILAGFRLDRDTIIAAILHDTVEDTEVSDDQLEQRYGQVVAKLVDGVTKLKSSNHNKQQNKAATFHKILTATLADPRVLIIKLADRLHNMSTLDAVRPEKQRATAQETLDFYVPFARLMGLNDIADYIEVLCYRNLDSDMYNKLSDKLLQHGLGRNFQREAIYRYLTIVLNNLELGGHVKVLDNRVAIYRQFFRNRGEISALLRHYSFEIVLDNIEACDKLAYYLIKKYQIDDAHIGDNIRRPLPGGNQSLTLIYERDNDFVKVTILTTKMQQAARLGVIGAEHASDVSQSVIQASLRNMKDLIDEDNLDKNSPDFTAAVSTINELMDYLHSSKILCYSPQGRAYELPQGATALDFAYAVGPMVGNVAIGANVDGKHAKLGTVVTNGQLIEIEVDSNSEPKAEWLGFVVTNKAREQILRWFKDLSAADKQRHGKQALDRALKPYHKSLDDLTDNDWIQLLEWRGLLEKDALFEQISSGTLLPQLVVSRLFSDEMTNLHTQKNGNEMAQPQQLVANAAGVELDFANCCHPIYGDPIIGHLSRHGLVVHRHKCFSLDDIRKDNPYQIIQLRWRNDKAIQQSESGDYGGKIRFPAYLKLSIALSDEQISEVIYNLRQLNMGVETVDVRSSDTIIHIIVRSRNHLAQGIRELRSLLGFPNIIRLYQL encoded by the coding sequence ATGAGCCAAACCTTGCCCAAACTCAGTCACCATATGGTTGACGACGCTCAATATAACTTGCTACGCGCGGTAGGCTATCTAAATGCCGCCGAACGCCGTGATATTATTGATGCCTGTAAGTTTGGGGATATTGCGCACATCAAAGACAAGCGCAAGTCAGGGGAGCCTTATATCACCCACCCGATTGCGGTCGCTGAAATATTAGCCGGCTTTCGTTTAGATCGAGATACCATCATTGCGGCGATTTTGCACGATACGGTTGAGGATACTGAGGTTAGCGATGACCAGCTTGAGCAGCGTTATGGTCAGGTGGTTGCCAAGCTGGTCGATGGCGTTACCAAATTGAAATCCTCTAATCATAATAAACAACAAAACAAAGCAGCCACTTTTCATAAAATTCTGACCGCCACGCTTGCTGATCCGCGTGTACTGATTATTAAGCTTGCTGACCGCTTACATAACATGTCCACGCTTGATGCCGTACGCCCCGAAAAACAGCGCGCTACTGCTCAAGAGACCCTAGATTTTTACGTGCCGTTTGCGCGTCTAATGGGTCTTAATGATATTGCTGATTATATTGAGGTGCTATGTTACCGCAACCTTGATTCTGACATGTATAACAAACTGTCTGATAAGCTACTGCAACACGGGCTTGGACGCAATTTTCAAAGAGAGGCCATTTATCGTTATCTGACTATTGTATTGAATAATTTAGAGCTTGGTGGACACGTCAAAGTGTTAGACAATCGAGTGGCTATCTATCGGCAGTTTTTCCGTAATCGTGGTGAGATTAGCGCGTTGCTACGGCATTACTCTTTTGAGATCGTGCTCGATAATATTGAGGCCTGCGACAAGCTGGCTTACTATCTGATTAAAAAATATCAGATTGATGACGCCCATATTGGAGACAATATCCGCCGTCCCCTGCCAGGTGGCAATCAGTCGCTCACTCTCATCTATGAGCGTGATAACGACTTTGTTAAAGTGACAATTTTGACCACAAAAATGCAACAAGCCGCACGACTTGGGGTCATCGGCGCAGAGCATGCTTCCGATGTCAGCCAATCTGTCATTCAAGCCTCGCTACGCAATATGAAAGACTTAATTGACGAAGATAACTTAGACAAAAATAGTCCTGACTTCACAGCGGCAGTCTCTACTATCAACGAGCTGATGGATTATCTACATTCCAGTAAGATTCTCTGTTATAGCCCCCAAGGCCGCGCTTATGAGCTGCCGCAAGGCGCCACCGCGCTAGACTTTGCCTATGCCGTTGGGCCTATGGTCGGTAATGTGGCCATCGGGGCGAACGTCGATGGCAAACATGCTAAGCTTGGCACCGTGGTCACAAACGGACAGCTGATTGAGATTGAAGTAGACAGCAACTCTGAGCCTAAAGCTGAATGGCTAGGCTTTGTGGTCACCAATAAGGCTCGTGAACAGATTCTACGCTGGTTTAAAGACTTATCCGCAGCCGATAAGCAGCGTCATGGCAAACAAGCATTAGATCGCGCTTTAAAACCTTATCATAAAAGTCTCGATGACTTGACGGACAATGACTGGATTCAATTACTTGAATGGCGTGGTCTGCTCGAAAAAGACGCGTTATTTGAGCAAATCAGCTCTGGCACTTTGCTACCGCAATTGGTGGTATCGCGCTTGTTTAGTGATGAAATGACCAATCTTCATACTCAAAAAAATGGTAACGAGATGGCACAGCCTCAGCAATTAGTTGCGAATGCGGCAGGGGTTGAGCTTGACTTTGCTAATTGCTGCCATCCTATCTATGGGGATCCTATCATTGGCCATCTATCGCGTCATGGCTTAGTTGTCCATCGCCACAAGTGTTTTTCGCTTGATGATATTCGTAAAGACAATCCCTATCAGATTATACAGCTACGCTGGCGTAACGATAAGGCGATACAACAAAGTGAATCGGGTGATTATGGTGGAAAAATTCGTTTCCCAGCTTACCTAAAACTTTCTATAGCGCTCAGTGATGAGCAAATTAGTGAAGTCATCTATAATCTACGCCAACTGAATATGGGCGTTGAAACTGTCGATGTGCGTAGTAGTGATACTATCATCCATATCATCGTCCGTAGTCGCAATCACTTAGCACAAGGTATTCGTGAGTTGCGCTCGCTGTTAGGTTTTCCTAATATCATACGGCTATATCAGCTGTAA
- a CDS encoding Rid family detoxifying hydrolase — MTRETIQTDKAAAAVGTYSQAVKVGNTVYISGQLGFDPETMELRDGFEAQAKQVFANIKAICEAAGGTLNDVVKFNVSLTDLSDFATLNELFAANLSEPYPARAAVQVAALPKGGVVEIESILYLE, encoded by the coding sequence ATGACCCGTGAGACCATACAAACCGATAAAGCAGCTGCTGCCGTTGGCACCTATTCACAAGCGGTAAAAGTAGGCAATACCGTATATATTTCAGGACAGCTGGGTTTTGACCCTGAGACCATGGAACTACGAGATGGTTTTGAGGCGCAAGCCAAGCAAGTATTTGCTAATATCAAAGCTATTTGTGAAGCAGCAGGCGGCACTCTGAATGATGTGGTTAAATTTAATGTCTCACTAACCGATTTAAGTGACTTTGCTACTCTTAATGAGCTGTTTGCCGCCAACTTGAGTGAGCCTTATCCTGCACGCGCTGCGGTACAAGTTGCTGCCTTGCCTAAAGGCGGTGTGGTCGAAATTGAGTCTATTTTATATCTTGAATAG
- a CDS encoding primosomal protein N', with the protein MLVQVALPVPLYRVFDYSVPVDSISMPKPVLPQIGSRVEVSFGRQTLIGIVVAHIAQTDSTVPSNKLKPINHCLDDTPILDERMLALAYWLVRYYHYPLGEVLSVMLPSLVRQGKPLDLLITHWRILPHISDDDFRANANKQKQQFDMLKLHGERGASEDVLLLEGMQRAFLKTLEEKGLIERYIEPKTAPTAVRLAKMPLDMNTEQKQAVEAIIAAHSANKYTGFLLNGITGSGKTEVYLQAMQTVLEAGQQVLILVPEIGLTPQTRARFASRFAAQIVLLHSGMTNTYRMQGWQDCRTGHAQIIIGTRSAVLYPFANLGLIIVDEAHDASYKQQDTLRYHAADIALYRGLQGNIPVVLGTATPTLEHLKLVDDGKLVECLLSTRPGNAKPATMQLIDARMQSTHQQIQDDGARYDTGLTDKLIGAIRQTLEAGDQVLIFLNRRGYAPVLLCGACGWQADCPRCDAHLTVHYSSQSQSSSYSNNYLKCHHCDWQAYIPAACPDCGSQNIDAKGMGTTRLSENLQAIFANPQTSKDLYPIIQIDRDTTRRKDSWEKIYQRINQGTPAILVGTQMVAKGHHFPNVTLVCLPNADRGFLSADFRSPEHTAQLMIQVAGRAGRGDKSGRVLIQTLQPDNPLLLKLVKDGYLPFARELLQERKMMGLPPYSYAALIRCEGKTLAATTQALNDAIAGLPKPHNLAVLGPIDAPMSKKNSRYHSQLLLLAKDRKQLHGILNQWWQPVLAMPSAKYLKLTLDIDPVGW; encoded by the coding sequence ATGTTGGTACAAGTTGCTCTACCCGTCCCCCTTTATCGGGTGTTTGACTATAGCGTACCGGTAGATAGCATTAGCATGCCTAAGCCTGTCTTACCTCAGATTGGTAGCCGCGTGGAAGTGTCATTTGGTCGGCAGACCTTAATCGGTATTGTCGTTGCCCATATCGCCCAAACTGACAGCACTGTGCCGAGTAATAAGCTCAAACCAATTAACCACTGTTTAGATGATACGCCTATCTTAGATGAGCGCATGCTAGCGTTGGCTTATTGGCTAGTACGTTATTATCATTATCCACTTGGTGAGGTGTTGTCGGTTATGTTGCCAAGCTTAGTACGCCAAGGTAAACCACTAGATTTACTCATCACTCATTGGCGTATTTTGCCACATATCAGTGACGATGATTTTCGCGCTAACGCCAACAAGCAAAAACAACAGTTCGATATGCTTAAATTGCATGGCGAGCGCGGCGCAAGTGAAGATGTACTGTTACTGGAAGGTATGCAGCGGGCGTTTTTAAAGACGCTGGAAGAAAAAGGTTTAATTGAGCGCTATATTGAGCCTAAAACTGCGCCTACTGCAGTGAGATTAGCCAAAATGCCGCTCGATATGAATACGGAGCAAAAGCAAGCCGTTGAAGCAATTATTGCTGCGCATAGTGCTAATAAATATACCGGTTTCTTATTAAACGGGATCACCGGTAGCGGCAAGACTGAAGTGTATTTGCAAGCCATGCAAACGGTATTAGAAGCTGGCCAGCAGGTGCTAATCTTAGTACCAGAGATTGGTCTAACCCCGCAAACACGGGCGCGATTTGCCAGTCGTTTCGCCGCGCAGATTGTACTATTGCACTCAGGAATGACCAATACTTACCGCATGCAAGGCTGGCAAGATTGCCGTACGGGTCATGCGCAAATTATTATTGGTACGCGCTCAGCGGTGCTTTATCCTTTTGCAAATCTAGGGCTGATTATCGTTGATGAAGCCCATGACGCTTCCTATAAACAGCAAGACACCTTACGTTATCATGCCGCTGACATCGCACTATACCGCGGACTACAAGGTAATATTCCAGTGGTACTCGGTACGGCAACCCCCACCCTTGAACACTTAAAGCTGGTCGATGACGGCAAGCTAGTCGAATGTCTACTGAGTACCCGTCCTGGCAATGCCAAGCCCGCCACTATGCAACTTATCGATGCGCGTATGCAAAGTACCCATCAGCAAATACAAGACGATGGCGCACGCTACGATACGGGGCTGACAGATAAACTGATTGGAGCCATTCGCCAAACGTTAGAAGCCGGCGATCAAGTGTTGATATTCTTAAACCGTCGCGGCTATGCGCCTGTCTTATTGTGTGGGGCTTGTGGTTGGCAAGCCGACTGCCCGCGCTGTGATGCTCATTTGACCGTACACTATAGCAGCCAATCGCAAAGTAGCTCTTATTCGAACAACTATCTAAAATGCCATCATTGCGACTGGCAAGCTTACATACCTGCCGCTTGTCCTGATTGCGGCAGCCAAAATATAGATGCTAAAGGCATGGGGACGACACGGCTGAGCGAAAACTTACAGGCTATCTTTGCCAATCCGCAAACCAGCAAAGACCTCTATCCTATTATTCAGATTGACCGTGATACCACGCGGCGAAAGGACAGTTGGGAGAAGATTTATCAGCGCATCAATCAAGGCACGCCAGCGATACTAGTCGGCACCCAGATGGTTGCAAAAGGCCATCATTTCCCCAATGTGACGCTGGTCTGCTTGCCCAATGCCGATCGTGGTTTTTTATCGGCAGATTTTCGCTCGCCTGAACATACGGCCCAACTGATGATTCAAGTTGCTGGCCGAGCCGGACGTGGTGACAAGTCAGGGCGCGTGCTCATTCAAACACTACAGCCTGACAACCCACTACTACTAAAACTGGTCAAAGACGGCTATTTACCATTCGCTCGCGAGCTATTACAAGAGCGCAAAATGATGGGGCTACCTCCTTATAGTTATGCCGCTTTAATACGCTGTGAAGGTAAAACGCTGGCGGCAACCACGCAAGCTCTTAACGATGCTATTGCAGGCTTACCGAAACCCCATAATTTGGCAGTACTCGGTCCTATTGATGCGCCGATGAGTAAAAAGAACAGTCGCTATCACTCGCAGCTTTTATTATTAGCAAAAGATCGCAAGCAATTGCATGGTATTTTAAATCAATGGTGGCAGCCGGTACTTGCTATGCCAAGCGCTAAATATCTTAAGCTAACCTTAGATATCGACCCGGTGGGTTGGTAA
- a CDS encoding cation diffusion facilitator family transporter has product MSPKNPNLKKNNGLNSNSTAKHASAAADTSEHFNQGSTSVNNSGPQDTKGYQRTLLISFIIITGYMFIEAIGGWLTGSLALLSDAGHMLSDAVALGATLMAFKIGEKAATHQKTYGYKRFEILVASVNGITLILIALIIFYEAIKRFNSPPDVATQGMLIIATVGLLVNILVAWLMHRSSNDGDGHSHGADTDETASDNTEKTDAKKPVNLNMQSAYLHVLSDLMGSVAAIIAALLMMGFGWVWADAAASVIVAVLILFSGYRVVRDSVHILMEGTPEGISLVAIEQRLVDHSQVKKVYDLHAWSITSGFNALSCHVVVDGDMSICEASLLIADLEQRLTELGINHATMQVESLSHQQAQGHSDALVCSVADRPMNNAGSHHGHSH; this is encoded by the coding sequence ATGAGTCCAAAAAACCCCAATCTCAAAAAAAATAACGGTCTTAATAGTAATAGTACCGCCAAACACGCATCAGCTGCTGCTGATACCTCTGAGCATTTCAATCAAGGTAGCACTTCAGTAAATAACTCGGGCCCGCAAGATACCAAAGGCTATCAGCGCACCTTATTAATTAGCTTTATCATTATTACCGGCTATATGTTTATCGAAGCAATTGGTGGCTGGCTGACGGGTAGTTTGGCGCTATTGTCTGATGCAGGTCATATGCTCAGTGACGCCGTGGCACTTGGCGCCACTTTAATGGCTTTCAAAATTGGTGAAAAAGCCGCGACCCATCAAAAGACCTATGGCTATAAGCGCTTTGAGATCTTAGTCGCCAGCGTCAATGGTATAACCCTCATCCTGATCGCCCTAATAATCTTTTATGAAGCCATTAAACGCTTTAACTCGCCGCCTGATGTTGCTACTCAAGGCATGCTTATTATTGCCACTGTTGGTCTACTGGTCAATATCTTGGTTGCGTGGTTGATGCATCGCAGTAGCAATGATGGAGATGGGCACAGTCATGGCGCAGATACAGATGAGACAGCCTCAGATAATACTGAAAAGACTGACGCTAAGAAACCCGTTAATCTAAATATGCAAAGCGCCTACTTGCATGTGTTAAGTGACTTAATGGGTTCAGTTGCTGCCATTATTGCCGCTTTATTAATGATGGGATTTGGTTGGGTATGGGCGGATGCGGCCGCCTCAGTTATCGTTGCTGTGCTGATACTATTTAGCGGCTACCGTGTGGTGCGTGATTCGGTACATATACTCATGGAAGGTACTCCTGAAGGCATCTCTTTAGTGGCTATTGAGCAGCGCTTGGTTGACCATTCTCAGGTAAAAAAAGTATATGATCTGCACGCTTGGAGCATCACTAGTGGCTTCAATGCGTTATCTTGTCATGTGGTGGTTGATGGTGACATGAGCATTTGTGAGGCAAGTTTATTAATTGCTGATCTGGAACAGCGCTTAACAGAGTTGGGTATCAACCATGCAACTATGCAAGTTGAAAGCCTATCGCATCAACAAGCTCAAGGCCACAGTGATGCCTTAGTCTGCAGTGTAGCGGATCGACCAATGAATAACGCGGGCAGTCATCATGGCCATTCGCATTAA
- a CDS encoding YqiA/YcfP family alpha/beta fold hydrolase — protein MMLPTENNETLLLFFHGLDSSCETSKYTCIEHQPKYCQTVNYREDFKGVFEIYDALIQEKRQEYSRVVLAGHSLGGWFANHFAHEYGLRALLIAPCIDPSVVLFNRAPIAGETDLPFPTSNVELTKVMIEVNDEILDVATAREALINLPKSWEVEYYEDGHHRIAREYEIWDYVNSLCNDPI, from the coding sequence ATGATGTTACCTACCGAAAATAATGAGACACTCTTGCTGTTCTTTCATGGTCTTGATTCAAGCTGTGAGACCAGTAAATATACTTGTATAGAGCACCAGCCAAAGTACTGCCAAACAGTCAATTACCGCGAGGACTTTAAAGGCGTATTTGAGATTTATGATGCCCTGATTCAGGAAAAGAGGCAGGAATATTCTCGAGTAGTACTGGCAGGACATTCGCTCGGTGGCTGGTTTGCCAATCACTTTGCCCACGAGTACGGACTACGAGCATTGTTGATTGCCCCCTGTATCGATCCTAGTGTCGTACTCTTTAATAGAGCCCCTATTGCAGGCGAAACGGATTTACCTTTTCCTACCAGTAATGTTGAGCTGACTAAGGTAATGATTGAGGTAAACGATGAAATATTAGACGTTGCAACCGCTCGCGAAGCCCTAATAAATTTACCTAAGAGCTGGGAGGTAGAATATTATGAGGATGGTCATCATAGAATCGCGCGCGAGTATGAGATTTGGGATTACGTTAATAGCTTGTGTAATGACCCGATATAA